A single region of the Actinoplanes sp. SE50/110 genome encodes:
- a CDS encoding glycoside hydrolase family 130 protein: MTATVNTTDITRHNITMQPDGRRVVIKLFVPGEDAHATHNRTACMIERMLQLDENDIGTLLEDVLNRFSGRHHDILSVFQHHYEVVQHRVPPEIELSPQARTLIGAYFSHEFSVEAAALCNPSMVPHPDQSDLAPGELRGALSLRQIGEGHISSIGFCSVIIGPGAAIRLEDRDGPLAIGTRVGAKHMKHQLFAALGDEDIDNECSAYILNSLPERYDDAEFEDILSHLPPELQARPTTPMTMDLIRRIVLDDYAVTFPATMPLHQRVLWPATPSESRGMEDARFVQVIDPDGRPAYQATYTAYDGFNISGRVIYSRDLRHFEVTALHGPAARNKGMALFPRYIKGRKMALCRSDGETLGLAVRDDQHRWQPAGPLLVPHRGWDLIQVGNCGSPIETEAGWLVLTHGVGPMRRYAIGAMLLDLDDPAKVIADLPQGLIDPDEIEREGYVPNVLYSCGGLVHDGRFWLPYASSDVRISFASMPLDRLLHRMVPVER, from the coding sequence GTGACAGCGACTGTGAACACCACCGACATCACCCGTCACAACATCACCATGCAGCCCGACGGGCGCCGCGTGGTGATCAAGCTGTTCGTGCCCGGCGAGGACGCGCACGCCACGCACAACCGGACCGCCTGCATGATCGAGCGGATGCTGCAGCTCGACGAGAACGACATCGGCACGCTGCTCGAGGACGTGCTGAACCGCTTCTCCGGGCGGCACCACGACATCCTGTCGGTCTTCCAGCACCACTACGAGGTGGTCCAGCACCGGGTGCCGCCGGAGATCGAGCTGTCGCCGCAGGCCCGGACGCTGATCGGGGCGTACTTCAGCCACGAGTTCTCGGTCGAGGCGGCGGCGCTGTGCAACCCGTCGATGGTGCCGCACCCGGACCAGAGCGACCTGGCCCCCGGCGAGCTGCGCGGGGCGCTGAGCCTGCGGCAGATCGGCGAGGGGCACATCTCCTCTATCGGGTTCTGCAGCGTGATCATCGGGCCGGGCGCGGCGATCCGTCTGGAGGACCGCGACGGTCCGCTCGCGATCGGCACCCGGGTCGGCGCCAAGCACATGAAGCACCAGCTGTTCGCGGCGCTCGGCGACGAGGACATCGACAACGAGTGCTCGGCCTACATCCTCAACTCGCTGCCTGAACGCTACGACGACGCGGAATTCGAGGACATCCTCAGCCACCTGCCGCCCGAACTGCAGGCCCGGCCCACCACGCCGATGACGATGGACCTGATCCGGCGGATCGTGCTGGACGACTACGCGGTGACCTTCCCGGCCACCATGCCGCTGCACCAGCGGGTCCTCTGGCCGGCCACCCCGAGCGAGAGCCGGGGCATGGAGGACGCGCGGTTCGTCCAGGTGATCGACCCGGACGGTCGCCCGGCCTACCAGGCGACCTATACGGCGTACGACGGATTCAACATTTCCGGACGCGTCATCTACAGCCGTGACCTGCGGCATTTCGAGGTGACCGCGCTGCACGGGCCGGCCGCGCGCAACAAGGGCATGGCGCTGTTCCCGCGGTACATCAAGGGCCGGAAGATGGCCCTGTGCCGCTCCGACGGCGAAACCCTCGGCCTGGCCGTCCGCGACGACCAGCACCGCTGGCAGCCGGCCGGGCCGCTGCTCGTCCCGCACCGCGGCTGGGACCTGATCCAGGTCGGCAACTGCGGATCACCGATCGAGACCGAGGCCGGCTGGCTGGTGCTCACCCACGGGGTCGGGCCGATGCGGCGGTACGCGATCGGCGCCATGCTGCTCGACCTGGACGACCCGGCCAAGGTGATCGCCGACCTGCCGCAGGGCCTGATCGACCCGGACGAGATCGAGCGGGAAGGGTACGTGCCGAACGTGCTCTACTCCTGCGGCGGGCTGGTCCACGACGGGCGGTTCTGGCTGCCGTACGCCTCCAGCGACGTCCGGATCAGCTTCGCCAGCATGCCGCTGGACCGCCTCCTGCACCGGATGGTCCCCGTGGAACGATAG
- a CDS encoding methyltransferase domain-containing protein: MEPAQQERTPFADIDGLTAPMTDLVLTALTEMGRHPEIRRVRRAGFDALRPAPGMRLLDAGSGSGEVARSLAAETGPRGEVIALDYSAAITAAAIARHDGGNVRYVTGDVGALELPDDCVDGVWCERVLQHVADPDAAVAELRRVTRPGGRLVLIDTDWDSLAFDGMPARLWAELSAYAARHFTPPQRDMGRTLRRRLVAAGLSGLTATPVTCLFGSPESAAVVLPMVNPRVPAETWQTPPGLREEWLSCVEAAGARGDFLAVLTIWVVTGTVQRSTAATGRAEPSPTIVPRGPSGAGGGPAACWRS, encoded by the coding sequence ATGGAGCCGGCGCAGCAGGAACGCACACCGTTCGCCGACATCGACGGTCTGACCGCACCGATGACGGACCTGGTGCTGACCGCGCTGACCGAGATGGGCCGGCATCCGGAGATCCGCCGGGTGCGCCGGGCCGGGTTCGACGCGTTGCGCCCGGCACCGGGGATGCGGCTGCTGGACGCGGGTTCCGGCAGTGGCGAGGTGGCCCGGTCGCTGGCCGCCGAGACCGGCCCGCGCGGCGAGGTGATCGCACTGGACTACTCGGCGGCGATCACCGCGGCCGCGATCGCCCGGCACGACGGCGGCAACGTGCGCTATGTCACCGGTGACGTCGGCGCCCTGGAGCTGCCGGACGACTGTGTCGACGGGGTGTGGTGCGAGCGGGTGCTGCAGCACGTGGCCGATCCGGACGCGGCGGTCGCCGAGCTGCGCCGGGTGACCCGGCCGGGCGGGCGGCTCGTGCTGATCGACACGGACTGGGACTCGCTGGCCTTCGACGGGATGCCGGCGCGGCTGTGGGCGGAGCTGTCCGCGTACGCCGCCCGGCATTTCACCCCGCCGCAGCGGGACATGGGGCGTACGTTGCGCCGCCGCCTGGTCGCGGCCGGCCTGTCCGGCCTGACCGCGACCCCGGTGACGTGTCTGTTCGGCAGTCCCGAGTCGGCGGCGGTGGTGCTGCCGATGGTCAATCCGCGGGTGCCGGCCGAGACCTGGCAGACCCCGCCCGGCCTGCGCGAGGAGTGGCTGTCCTGCGTCGAGGCGGCCGGCGCCCGCGGCGACTTCCTCGCCGTCCTGACCATCTGGGTGGTCACCGGCACCGTCCAGCGGTCGACCGCTGCCACCGGGCGGGCAGAGCCGTCGCCGACTATCGTTCCACGGGGACCATCCGGTGCAGGAGGCGGTCCAGCGGCATGCTGGCGAAGCTGA
- a CDS encoding Gfo/Idh/MocA family oxidoreductase translates to MIERVRVGLVGYGSGGRIFHAPLIAAAENIEFVGVVTTSEERRKQIAEQLPGVEAYDSIEALAAAGVRAVAISTPASTHADLAREAVRLGLAVVVDKPFALDAPTARELVKSAEAAGVPLTVYQNRRWDSDYLTVRKLIEKGSLGTIRRFESRMERWAPDRLPPAAGGGTLLDFGSHLVDQALKLHGPAQRVYAEVRGEGELDDDFFLAMHHLSGVESHLWGSWRQAGPGPRFRVTGTAGTYISAELDCQEEMLKAGKTPAKLGDRWGVEHEHRWGHLWRGTTGAPVESCRGRWDSFYPAFADAVLGNGPLPVDPWDTVRAMEVLDAARVSASTGRSVAL, encoded by the coding sequence ATGATCGAGCGGGTGCGAGTCGGGCTGGTGGGGTATGGCAGCGGCGGGCGGATCTTCCACGCCCCGCTGATCGCCGCGGCGGAGAACATCGAGTTCGTCGGTGTGGTCACCACCTCCGAGGAACGCCGCAAGCAGATCGCCGAGCAACTCCCCGGCGTCGAGGCGTACGACTCGATCGAGGCCCTGGCCGCCGCCGGCGTCCGGGCCGTGGCCATCTCGACCCCCGCCTCCACCCACGCCGACCTGGCCCGTGAGGCCGTCCGCCTGGGCCTGGCCGTGGTCGTCGACAAACCCTTCGCGCTGGACGCGCCGACCGCCCGTGAGCTGGTCAAGTCCGCCGAGGCGGCCGGCGTCCCGCTGACCGTCTATCAGAACCGGCGCTGGGACTCCGATTACCTCACCGTGCGCAAACTGATCGAGAAGGGGTCGCTCGGCACGATCCGGCGCTTCGAGTCCCGGATGGAACGCTGGGCGCCCGACCGGCTGCCGCCCGCGGCCGGCGGCGGCACCCTGCTGGACTTCGGCTCGCACCTGGTCGACCAGGCACTCAAACTGCACGGCCCGGCCCAGCGGGTGTACGCCGAGGTGCGCGGCGAGGGCGAGCTCGACGACGACTTCTTCCTGGCCATGCACCACCTCAGCGGCGTCGAGTCGCACCTGTGGGGCAGCTGGCGGCAGGCCGGCCCGGGCCCGCGCTTCCGGGTCACCGGCACCGCCGGGACGTACATCTCCGCCGAGCTCGACTGCCAGGAGGAGATGCTGAAAGCCGGCAAGACCCCGGCCAAGCTCGGCGACCGCTGGGGTGTCGAACACGAGCACCGGTGGGGCCACCTGTGGCGCGGTACGACCGGGGCGCCGGTGGAGAGCTGCCGCGGTCGGTGGGACTCGTTCTATCCGGCGTTCGCCGACGCGGTGCTGGGCAACGGGCCGCTGCCGGTGGACCCGTGGGACACCGTGCGCGCCATGGAGGTCCTCGACGCGGCCCGCGTCTCCGCCTCCACCGGCCGCTCCGTCGCCCTCTGA